The Solanum lycopersicum chromosome 6, SLM_r2.1 genome has a window encoding:
- the LOC138349078 gene encoding uncharacterized protein: protein MYVDVYVDVDIDVHINVHFYIFIDIDVQHYVYVDLQVLIHIYVHINLKVDVLIDVYVDVHIDIDFDVHIYIDFDVNIHVDVHVHVHVHAHIQVNVHIHIYTDVKIYVDVHIHVDDHIHVNITIQVDVHINIYVDIHNDVDVIINIKFHFYIDNNDYVQVDIDILVHLYVDIHINVYIDVDVQIHIDIKIDAHVHIDVHIDISIIVDIDIYIVVHVDISIIVHVYIYVDIYIDIHIDVYVYI from the coding sequence ATGtatgttgatgtttatgttgacgttgacattgacgttcataTTAACGTTCATTTTTACATTTtcattgacattgacgttcaaCATTACGTTTACGTTGACTTACAGGTTCTTATTCACATTTATGTTCATATTAACCTAAAAGTAGACGTTCTGATTGAcgtttatgttgatgttcacattgacattgactTTGATGTTCATATTTACATTGACTTTGATGTTAACATTCATGTTGATGTACACGTTCATGTTCATGTTCATGCTCATATTCAAGTTAACGTTCACATTCATATTTACACTGACGTTAAGATTTACGTAGATGTTCACATTCACGTTGATGATCACATTCACGTTAACATAACCATTCAGGTTGATGTTCACATTAATATTTACGTTGACATTCACAATGATGTTGAcgttataattaatattaaatttcacTTTTACATTGACAATAACGATTACGTTCaagttgacattgacattcTCGTTCACctttatgttgacattcacattaatgtttacattgatgttgacgttcaAATTCACATTGACATTAAAATTGACGCGCACGTTCatattgacgttcacattgacatttcTATTAtcgttgacattgacatttatATTGTCGTTCATGTTGACATTTCTATTATCGTTCAcgtttatatttatgttgatatctatattgacattcacattgatgtttatgtttacatttaa